The following are encoded together in the Bombus affinis isolate iyBomAffi1 chromosome 6, iyBomAffi1.2, whole genome shotgun sequence genome:
- the LOC126917061 gene encoding casein kinase II subunit alpha isoform X1, which translates to MALPSRARVYTDVNSHKSRDYWDYESYVVDWGQQDDYQLVRKLGRGKYSEVFEAINITNNEKCVVKILKPVKKKKIKREIKILENLKGGTNIITLQAVVKDPVSRTPALIFEHVNNTDFKQLYQTLTDYDIRYYLYELLKALDYCHSMGIMHRDVKPHNVMIDHENRKLRLIDWGLAEFYHPGQEYNVRVASRYFKGPELLVDYQMYDYSLDMWSLGCMLASMIFRKEPFFHGHDNYDQLVRIAKVLGTEELFEYLEKYHIELDPRFNDILGRHSRKRWERFMHSENQHLVSHESLDFLDKLLRYDHYERLTAREAMEHPYFYPIVKDQGRLNMVSSSPTPITGSLPVGIDTSREGLNPIPKRDCEQRTGSWNKPTEKCGRTSWKWDSENDEVFITSVSSITYGLRLLVSYKLKPFIPPKLAKLRRRKIFCMMADHSLCKWQLYFDVVYKVLHFRHSLFFILGIT; encoded by the exons ATGGCACTACCCAGTAGAGCGCGAGTCTACACAGATGTGAATTCACACAAATCCAGAGATTACTGGGACTATGAATCCTATGTTGTCGACTGGGG ACAACAAGATGATTATCAACTAGTAAGAAAATTAGGCAGAGGAAAATATAGTGAAGTATTTGAAGccataaatattacaaataatgaAAAGTGTGTTGTAAAAATTTTAAag CctgtaaaaaagaagaaaataaaaagggaGATTAAAATCTTAGAAAACCTCAAAGGTGGGACCAACATAATTACACTCCAAGCTGTTGTCAAAGATCCGGTATCAAGGACACCGGCACTGATATTTGAACATGTGAACAACACAGATTTCAAGCAATTATACCAGACGCTAACAGACTACGACATAAGATACTACCTCTACGAATTATTAAAA GCATTGGATTATTGCCATAGTATGGGAATAATGCATAGGGACGTCAAACCGCACAATGTTATGATAGATCATGAAAATCGAAAGTTACGGTTAATCGATTGGGGTCTAGCAGAGTTTTACCATCCAGGTCAAGAATACAATGTACGAGTAGCTTCGCGTTATTTTAAAGGTCCAGAATTACTTGTAGATTATCAG ATGTATGATTATTCATTAGATATGTGGTCCCTTGGATGCATGCTTGCAAGTATGATATTCAGGAAAGAACCGTTTTTTCATGGACACGATAATTATGACCAACTAGTGAGAATTGCAAAAGTTCTCGGGACTGAGGAATTATTTGAATATCTTGAAAAGTACCATATTGAATTGGATCCTCGTTTCAATGATATTTTAGGTCGACATTCACGTAAACGCTGGGAACGCTTTATGCATTCAGAGAATCAACATTTGGTATCGCACGAAAGCCTTGATTTCCTCGACAAACTTTTGCGTTATGATCATTACGAAAGACTCACTGCACGCGAAGCTATGGAACATCCTTATTTTT ATCCAATAGTAAAAGATCAAGGTCGATTAAACATGGTATCATCGTCACCTACTCCCATAACAGGTTCGTTGCCTGTAG GTATCGATACTTCGCGCGAGGGGCTTAATCCCATCCCTAAGCGTGACTGTGAGCAGCGTACCGGTTCGTGGAATAAACCGACTGAAAAATGTGGCAGGACAAGTTGGAAATGGGACTCAGAAAACGATGAAGTATTCATCACATCCGTTTCATCCATAACATACGGTTTACGACTTTTGGTTAGTTACAAACTAAAACCTTTCATTCCACCCAAACTTGCAAaattaagaagaagaaaaatattttgtatgatGGCGGACCACTCTTTATGTAAATGGCAATTATATTTTGACGTGGTGTATAAAGTTCTACATTTTAGACATTCCTTGTTTTTTATCCTGGGTATTACTTAA
- the LOC126917061 gene encoding casein kinase II subunit alpha isoform X2: protein MALPSRARVYTDVNSHKSRDYWDYESYVVDWGQQDDYQLVRKLGRGKYSEVFEAINITNNEKCVVKILKPVKKKKIKREIKILENLKGGTNIITLQAVVKDPVSRTPALIFEHVNNTDFKQLYQTLTDYDIRYYLYELLKALDYCHSMGIMHRDVKPHNVMIDHENRKLRLIDWGLAEFYHPGQEYNVRVASRYFKGPELLVDYQMYDYSLDMWSLGCMLASMIFRKEPFFHGHDNYDQLVRIAKVLGTEELFEYLEKYHIELDPRFNDILGRHSRKRWERFMHSENQHLVSHESLDFLDKLLRYDHYERLTAREAMEHPYFYPIVKDQGRLNMVSSSPTPITGSLPVGE, encoded by the exons ATGGCACTACCCAGTAGAGCGCGAGTCTACACAGATGTGAATTCACACAAATCCAGAGATTACTGGGACTATGAATCCTATGTTGTCGACTGGGG ACAACAAGATGATTATCAACTAGTAAGAAAATTAGGCAGAGGAAAATATAGTGAAGTATTTGAAGccataaatattacaaataatgaAAAGTGTGTTGTAAAAATTTTAAag CctgtaaaaaagaagaaaataaaaagggaGATTAAAATCTTAGAAAACCTCAAAGGTGGGACCAACATAATTACACTCCAAGCTGTTGTCAAAGATCCGGTATCAAGGACACCGGCACTGATATTTGAACATGTGAACAACACAGATTTCAAGCAATTATACCAGACGCTAACAGACTACGACATAAGATACTACCTCTACGAATTATTAAAA GCATTGGATTATTGCCATAGTATGGGAATAATGCATAGGGACGTCAAACCGCACAATGTTATGATAGATCATGAAAATCGAAAGTTACGGTTAATCGATTGGGGTCTAGCAGAGTTTTACCATCCAGGTCAAGAATACAATGTACGAGTAGCTTCGCGTTATTTTAAAGGTCCAGAATTACTTGTAGATTATCAG ATGTATGATTATTCATTAGATATGTGGTCCCTTGGATGCATGCTTGCAAGTATGATATTCAGGAAAGAACCGTTTTTTCATGGACACGATAATTATGACCAACTAGTGAGAATTGCAAAAGTTCTCGGGACTGAGGAATTATTTGAATATCTTGAAAAGTACCATATTGAATTGGATCCTCGTTTCAATGATATTTTAGGTCGACATTCACGTAAACGCTGGGAACGCTTTATGCATTCAGAGAATCAACATTTGGTATCGCACGAAAGCCTTGATTTCCTCGACAAACTTTTGCGTTATGATCATTACGAAAGACTCACTGCACGCGAAGCTATGGAACATCCTTATTTTT ATCCAATAGTAAAAGATCAAGGTCGATTAAACATGGTATCATCGTCACCTACTCCCATAACAGGTTCGTTGCCTGTAGGTGAGTAA